From Solanum lycopersicum chromosome 8, SLM_r2.1, the proteins below share one genomic window:
- the LOC101257195 gene encoding uncharacterized protein, translated as MKRKKRKKDKRNKEDGQVDIATGIIQGDVSAIDEMKRKKRKKDKNKKDGQVDSVAGVIQGDVSAIEETEDRQIDDANIRKMKKTKLGHNSKNLTNEKTEKRVRFSDNVQFFHPISDPSNERHENNKQELLLGKYFTQEEDEIVKDAVCRYIEVYNLGDEGFQKVLNSKSYPKLRGCWKEIGKAIPYRPYTAVYHRAQRLFRMGEKRKWTEEEYGMLRKFQGAHGNKWTLLANELGKHPDHVGNAWDRIKLENRKRGQWDQEEVQKLFDLVNTDLQLKLSEERKSRHGMLRDNICWSSISDNLSTRISHHCCNKWYRQLTSSMVVAGEWADTDDYRLIAALFELDASCIEDVDWDNLLSHRHGDLCRKRWKEMVRQISQHENKSFDALVEVLAKRYRPDLVGAREVWDSKPLVP; from the coding sequence ATGAAgaggaagaaaaggaaaaaggataagaggaataaagaggatGGACAGGTAGATATCGCGACTGGCATCATTCAAGGTGATGTTTCAGCTATAGATGAGATGAAgaggaagaaaaggaaaaaggataAGAATAAAAAGGATGGACAGGTAGATAGCGTGGCTGGTGTCATTCAAGGTGATGTTTCAGCCATAGAAGAGACGGAAGATAGACAAATAGATGATGCTAATATCAGAAAGATGAAAAAGACAAAATTAGGGCACAATTCGAAAAATCTTACTAATGAAAAGACTGAAAAAAGAGTGAGATTTTCTGATAATGTACAGTTTTTCCATCCAATCAGTGATCCTAGCAATGAGAGGCATGAAAATAACAAACAAGAATTATTGCTTGGCAAATATTTCACACAGGAAGAAGATGAAATCGTCAAAGATGCTGTTTGTAGATACATAGAGGTATATAATTTGGGGGATGAGGGGTTTCAAAAGGTTTTGAATTCCAAATCTTATCCTAAACTAAGGGGCTGCTGGAAAGAGATAGGGAAGGCTATACCATACAGGCCTTACACAGCAGTTTATCATCGTGCACAGCGTTTGTTTCGAATGGGAGAGAAGCGTAAATGGACTGAAGAAGAGTATGGGATGCTTCGGAAGTTCCAGGGAGCACATGGGAATAAGTGGACCCTCTTGGCCAACGAACTTGGGAAACATCCGGATCATGTTGGAAATGCATGGGATaggataaaactggaaaatcgAAAGAGAGGACAGTGGGATCAGGAGGAAGTACAGAAATTGTTTGATTTAGTAAACACCGATCTGCAACTTAAGCTCTCTGAAGAAAGGAAATCTAGGCATGGGATGCTACGGGATAATATTTGCTGGAGTTCAATTAGTGACAATTTGTCCACCAGGATTTCCCATCATTGCTGCAATAAATGGTACAGACAATTAACATCCTCGATGGTGGTTGCAGGTGAATGGGCAGATACTGATGACTATCGCTTAATTGCTGCCCTTTTTGAACTAGACGCAAGCTGCATAGAGGATGTGGATTGGGACAATCTTCTCTCCCACAGGCATGGAGATTTATGTCGAAAAAGATGGAAAGAGATGGTGCGTCAAATAAGTCAACATGAAAACAAGTCATTTGATGCACTAGTAGAAGTGTTAGCAAAGAGATACCGCCCTGATTTAGTTGGAGCAAGGGAGGTCTGGGATAGTAAACCACTTGTTCCATGA
- the LOC101262541 gene encoding probable glycosyltransferase At5g25310, translated as MMKIRKLLRKIIAILMFRIDWKKLVFIGAILTVFRIMFQISTLPYPLTEWILFPPSEISSSRYLNHEKNLRELPASQDMRFNLSQHAPLVVSLNSTDRLNETQQVLERRQQVSRQQKSRKHVDAVDKVIFPSSPVRNKSNNMLRYITSLTPDEALAYAKREIENAPLVTDDQDLYTPLFKNVSTFKRSYELMELILKVYIYKEGKRPIFHQPYLRGIYSSEGWFMKLMEDSRKFVTRDPQKAHLFYLPYSARQLQKARYVVNSHDLKPLSVFLQNYVNMLASKYPFWNRTRGSDHFLVACHDWGPYTLKDHEELSRNTIKALCNADISEGIFVSGKDVSLPETTIRNPRRPLRNLGGKRVSQRPILAFFAGNMHGPVRPKLLKYWRDKDESIRIYGPLPHRVSKVMSYPEHMKSSKYCLCPMGYEVNSPRIVEAIYYECVPVIIADNFALPFSEVLNWTAFSVVVSEKDIPRLKEILLSIPLRRYQAMQNNVKMLQKHFIWNSTPTRYDLFHMILHSIWFSRLNQIQVSQIS; from the exons ATGATGAAGATTAGGAAATTGTTGCGTAAAATAATTGCTATTCTGATGTTCAGAATTGACTGGAAGAAGCTGGTTTTCATTGGTGCTATTCTGACAGTATTTAGGATAATGTTTCAAATTTCTACACTTCCTTATCCTCTTACAGAATGGATCCTCTTCCCACCATCGGAGATTTCATCTTCCCGCTATTTGAATCATGAAAAGAACTTGAGGGAACTTCCAGCGAGTCAAGATATGCGGTTTAACCTTAGTCAGCATGCCCCCCTAGTTGTTTCACTCAACTCTACAGATAGACTGAACGAAACACAGCAGGTCCTGGAAAGACGACAGCAAGTTTCGAGACAGCAGAAAAGTAGGAAGCATGTGGATGCAGTAGATAAAGTTATTTTCCCTTCTTCACCTGTTAGAAACAAGTCCAACAATATGCTG AGATACATAACATCTTTGACTCCAGATGAGGCACTTGCATATGCCAAACGAGAGATTGAGAATGCCCCACTAGTTACGGATGATCAGGACTTGTATACTCCTCTATTCAAGAACGTATCCACTTTTAAGAG GAGCTATGAGTTGATGGAGCTTATACTCAAAGTTTACATTTACAAAGAAGGGAAAAGGCCGATTTTTCATCAACCTTATCTTAGAGGAATTTATTCATCCGAGGGATGGTTCATGAAGCTGATGGAGGATAGTCGCAAGTTTGTGACAAGGGATCCACAAAAGGCTCACCTGTTCTATCTGCCATATAGCGCGCGTCAGCTACAAAAGGCACGATATGTGGTAAACTCACATGATCTTAAGCCGTTATCAGTGTTCCTGCAGAACTACGTGAACATGCTAGCTTCAAAGTATCCTTTCTGGAACCGCACACGTGGGTCAGATCACTTTCTTGTTGCTTGCCATGATTGG GGACCTTATACTCTAAAAGATCATGAGGAGCTGAGTAGAAACACTATAAAAGCTCTCTGCAATGCAGATATATCTGAAGGAATATTTGTTTCTGGGAAGGACGTTTCCCTTCCTGAGACCACTATAAGGAATCCCAGGAGGCCTCTTAGAAACCTCGGTGGAAAAAGAGTTTCACAGCGCCCGATTCTTGCCTTTTTTGCTGGAAATATGCATGGTCCAGTACGTCCCAAACTTCTCAAATATTGGAGGGACAAAGACGAATCCATAAGAATTTACGGGCCTCTACCCCATAGAGTCTCAAAAGTTATGTCTTATCCTGAACACATGAAATCAAGCAAGTACTGCCTTTGCCCGATGGGTTATGAAGTGAACAGCCCGAGGATTGTCGAGGCAATATATTATGAGTGTGTTCCGGTTATCATTGCTGATAATTTCGCCCTTCCATTTAGCGAAGTTTTAAACTGGACTGCTTTTTCTGTGGTTGTTTCTGAGAAAGATATTCCTAGGCTAAAGGAGATTTTATTAAGTATACCTCTGCGACGTTACCAGGCCATGCAAAATAATGTCAAGATGTTGCAGAAGCATTTTATTTGGAACTCAACGCCGACTAGATATGATCTGTTCCATATGATTTTGCATTCGATTTGGTTTAGCAGACTAAACCAGATTCAAGTATCACAGATATCATAG